The following are encoded in a window of Aerosakkonema funiforme FACHB-1375 genomic DNA:
- a CDS encoding arsenic transporter has protein sequence MLLMTIPIDISVAPKAIAIFIFTLTLVIWQPRGLGIGFSAVGGAILALATGVVSWKDIPEVWQIVWNATFTLVALIVISLILDEAGFFRWLALHVAQWGKGRGKLLYPLVILLGAVVTALFTNDGTALILNPIVMEMLLVLGFGFQATLAFVMATGFIADATSLPLTVSNLVNIICADYFHISFGEYALVMVPVNFVATAASLGVLWLYFHRSIPSRYSVAELASPASVIRDRLVFRCSFGVLGLLLCGYFLAEPLGLPVCLIAGLGALGLLVLAGRWWQPKSKAVIPIRKILREAPWQVVVFSLGMYLVVTGLRNAGLTAILSHSLERLSDWGFSVAAIGTGFIATLLSGVMNNLPTVLINAIAIQDAADLDPHIRQAMVYANAIGCDVGAKITPTGSLSTLLWLHVLDRKGLRISWGEYVSISIILTLPVLFVTLLSLVLWLPLARA, from the coding sequence ATGCTTTTGATGACAATACCGATAGATATCAGTGTCGCACCGAAGGCGATCGCAATCTTCATTTTCACTCTCACCCTTGTCATCTGGCAGCCGCGAGGATTGGGTATCGGCTTTAGCGCCGTGGGAGGAGCTATTTTGGCTCTCGCTACAGGTGTGGTTAGCTGGAAAGATATTCCAGAAGTTTGGCAAATTGTTTGGAACGCCACCTTCACCCTAGTAGCTTTAATCGTGATTTCCCTAATTTTGGATGAAGCTGGTTTTTTTCGTTGGTTGGCACTTCATGTGGCTCAGTGGGGTAAGGGTAGAGGTAAGTTACTGTACCCGTTGGTGATTCTGCTGGGAGCGGTGGTGACGGCTTTGTTTACCAATGATGGTACTGCTCTAATTCTCAACCCGATTGTGATGGAAATGCTGTTAGTGCTGGGTTTTGGTTTCCAAGCTACCCTTGCCTTCGTGATGGCGACCGGTTTTATCGCTGACGCCACCAGTCTGCCGCTCACGGTGAGCAATTTGGTCAACATTATCTGCGCTGACTATTTCCATATTTCCTTTGGCGAGTACGCCTTGGTGATGGTGCCGGTGAATTTTGTCGCTACTGCTGCGAGTTTGGGGGTTCTCTGGTTATACTTTCATCGCTCTATCCCGTCGCGCTACTCTGTTGCAGAATTGGCATCGCCGGCCAGCGTAATCCGCGATCGCCTCGTGTTTCGTTGCAGTTTTGGCGTGTTGGGGTTGCTTTTGTGCGGTTATTTCCTTGCAGAACCTCTGGGGCTGCCAGTTTGTTTAATTGCCGGTTTGGGTGCTTTGGGACTGCTGGTTTTAGCGGGACGCTGGTGGCAACCGAAAAGCAAAGCGGTAATTCCCATTCGCAAGATTTTGCGCGAAGCACCTTGGCAGGTGGTGGTGTTCAGTTTGGGGATGTATCTGGTGGTGACGGGACTGCGAAATGCGGGTTTAACGGCGATTCTCAGCCACAGTTTGGAGCGATTGTCGGATTGGGGTTTCTCTGTAGCCGCGATCGGTACTGGCTTTATCGCAACTTTATTGTCTGGTGTGATGAATAATCTGCCTACAGTTTTGATTAACGCGATCGCTATTCAAGATGCTGCCGATCTCGATCCTCATATTCGACAAGCTATGGTCTACGCGAATGCGATCGGCTGCGATGTTGGCGCAAAGATAACCCCCACCGGTAGTCTATCTACCCTGCTGTGGTTGCACGTTCTCGATCGCAAGGGGTTACGCATCAGCTGGGGAGAGTATGTGAGTATCAGCATAATTCTCACCTTACCCGTTCTTTTTGTGACGCTCCTGAGTTTGGTGCTGTGGCTTCCCTTGGCGAGAGCGTAG
- a CDS encoding DJ-1/PfpI family protein encodes MSADKLKRILMIVANPSVSTTLGWPVGFWAAELIHPYDSFVKAGCQVTIASPKGGKVEFDSLSDPRDAQGYSKDDTLSLEYINKPEFMELLENTPAIANLNPNDFDAIVVCGGQSPMFTFRPDKELANLFVKFYESGKPSAALCHGTCLLLETKLSSGDYIIKSKTITGFANSEEDYADKAIGQQVMPFRIEDEAQKLGANFLTKAAFSPYAVRDGNLITGQQQNSGHATAKLVLEVLG; translated from the coding sequence ATGAGCGCAGATAAATTAAAGCGAATTCTGATGATAGTTGCCAACCCTTCTGTTTCCACAACTTTGGGATGGCCAGTAGGTTTTTGGGCAGCAGAATTGATTCATCCCTACGACAGTTTTGTCAAAGCAGGTTGCCAAGTGACGATCGCCAGTCCGAAAGGCGGTAAAGTCGAATTTGATAGCCTGAGTGACCCTCGCGATGCACAAGGCTACTCAAAAGATGATACGCTTTCCCTTGAATACATTAATAAGCCGGAATTCATGGAATTGTTGGAGAACACACCTGCGATCGCAAACCTCAACCCCAATGATTTTGATGCGATCGTAGTCTGTGGCGGTCAATCTCCCATGTTTACCTTCCGACCGGATAAAGAATTAGCAAATTTGTTTGTAAAATTCTATGAGTCGGGCAAACCAAGCGCCGCTCTCTGTCACGGAACTTGCTTGCTTTTGGAAACGAAGTTATCGAGTGGAGATTATATTATCAAAAGCAAAACTATAACAGGTTTTGCTAACAGCGAGGAAGACTACGCCGATAAGGCAATCGGTCAACAAGTGATGCCTTTTCGCATCGAGGATGAAGCTCAAAAACTGGGGGCAAACTTTCTGACCAAAGCAGCCTTTTCTCCCTATGCCGTTCGCGACGGCAATCTCATTACCGGACAACAACAAAATTCCGGTCACGCAACAGCCAAACTTGTCTTAGAAGTGTTGGGGTGA
- a CDS encoding MFS transporter — MFDIARLTLGLYSQPFWIAQVTPNDRAVTTPAEAAGLLSGPQFFVVLIAGIVLAFAFQLLLTNLSVAAGISYIGRRSDDDDDSDDQSSFGGTIRKVGKAVGIWTLVTVTIALFFACFLAVNLSLLSPLNAGLGAILGLVIWGAYFSLLVWVSSTTVGSLIGSVINTATSGFQAILGTATAALGAKAASQQVVATAEAAAAAVGRQLGAAIDPTSVRETLEDYLQTLRPPELDVQGVRKEFEKLLNNPQLKAIAPNNLRDINRQTFVDLVSNNTNLSKRDANRIADALQDTWNQAVNHTQGRDVMGELLDYLKSAQAKELRSPELNSKLDQLIAEMRSSRQATQEQTEKTPGLMGQARQMAMTAITGVLLGRSDLSDLDIQTILNRLQGLREQLTSGADKLSSQVKENIPALPGTPNTIRLDVENYLLNSYPWHFNRETIKHEFRQVIYDPDADPATVRRQLEQIKRSDFVDLLQSRGLFTQDELNQIADRLEEVRQEVLASVQYREKEERTLDLRTRVENYLRDTRYEDLNSDAIKRDFKAILSDSDASYEELRDRYSQFDRAAFLQILGQRPEITPEERDRIIGDLEQTRDRAIVEAKGLQDRAKAEAEALWLNLESYLRNTGKEELNPDGIKRDLATLLNNPTAGTYLIRARLSRFDRDTLVKLLSQRQDLSEDQVNQIIDRVQSTWNNVFHAPQVVVDKTKEQYDRVTTAISDYLRNTGKEELNPEGISRDLARLFNNPKEGSLALRSRLSQVDRDTLVKLLSQRQDLSEEQVNQIIDRVQDTIRSIVKAPRRFAQRTTATVRDFQATLEDYLRNTGKDALNPEGIKRDLSLVLHDPRTGMESLGDRLARIDRDTVISLLSQRPDISPEEAAQIVDRVLAVRDRFVEQVRSVQRQIQDAIDSVFAQIRNYLNSLDRPELNYDGIKRDVRQLFDDPQAGFDALRYRLSQFNRDTLVAILSSREDISEADANRLIDQIEGARNNVLQRAERIQQEAQRRVEDVKRQAAKQAEETRKAAESASWWLFGTALTSAVASAIAGAIAVGL, encoded by the coding sequence ATGTTTGATATTGCCAGATTAACGCTGGGATTGTACAGCCAGCCATTCTGGATAGCTCAGGTTACTCCAAACGATCGAGCCGTTACCACACCAGCAGAAGCAGCAGGACTGCTTTCTGGCCCACAATTTTTCGTAGTCTTGATTGCTGGAATAGTACTGGCTTTTGCTTTTCAATTGCTGCTGACAAACCTCTCAGTTGCCGCCGGAATTTCATACATCGGACGAAGATCCGACGATGATGATGATAGCGACGATCAAAGTAGCTTCGGCGGCACAATCCGTAAAGTTGGCAAAGCCGTCGGCATCTGGACTCTGGTTACTGTGACGATCGCTTTATTCTTTGCTTGTTTCCTAGCAGTCAATCTCAGCCTCCTCAGCCCTCTCAATGCGGGTTTGGGCGCTATTCTGGGTTTGGTAATCTGGGGCGCGTATTTCTCCCTACTCGTTTGGGTAAGTTCGACAACAGTCGGTTCCTTAATCGGTTCGGTGATTAACACGGCGACTTCCGGTTTTCAAGCGATTTTGGGAACCGCAACCGCCGCCTTGGGTGCTAAAGCAGCCAGTCAACAGGTAGTTGCTACCGCCGAAGCCGCAGCCGCCGCAGTCGGTCGGCAATTAGGTGCAGCGATCGACCCCACATCTGTACGGGAAACATTAGAAGATTATTTACAGACCCTGCGTCCGCCAGAATTAGATGTGCAAGGCGTCAGAAAGGAATTTGAAAAGCTGCTGAATAACCCTCAATTGAAAGCGATCGCACCCAACAACCTTCGCGATATCAATCGTCAAACATTTGTAGACTTGGTAAGTAACAACACCAATCTCTCCAAACGCGACGCCAATCGAATCGCAGACGCCCTACAAGACACTTGGAATCAAGCAGTCAATCACACCCAAGGACGAGATGTGATGGGCGAATTGCTCGATTATCTCAAATCAGCACAAGCTAAAGAGTTGCGATCGCCAGAACTCAACTCCAAACTCGACCAATTGATCGCAGAAATGCGCTCCTCGCGCCAAGCAACTCAAGAACAAACAGAGAAAACTCCCGGTTTGATGGGACAAGCGCGGCAAATGGCGATGACCGCAATTACCGGAGTACTTCTCGGCAGAAGCGATCTTTCCGATTTGGATATTCAAACTATCTTAAATCGACTGCAAGGTTTGCGAGAGCAACTAACATCTGGAGCAGATAAGCTAAGTTCTCAGGTGAAAGAGAATATCCCAGCTTTACCCGGCACTCCCAATACGATTAGATTGGATGTAGAAAACTACCTGCTCAATTCTTATCCCTGGCACTTTAACCGGGAAACTATTAAGCACGAATTCAGACAGGTAATTTACGACCCCGATGCCGATCCGGCAACTGTTCGCCGTCAACTGGAACAAATCAAGCGATCGGATTTTGTAGATTTGCTTCAGTCGCGGGGTTTGTTTACCCAAGATGAACTCAATCAAATTGCCGATCGCTTAGAAGAAGTTCGGCAAGAAGTTCTCGCTAGCGTTCAGTATCGGGAGAAGGAAGAAAGAACTCTGGATCTCCGCACGCGAGTAGAAAATTATCTGCGCGATACTCGTTACGAAGATTTGAATTCAGATGCGATTAAACGCGATTTCAAAGCAATTCTCTCAGACTCCGATGCCAGTTATGAAGAGTTGCGCGATCGCTACTCTCAATTTGACCGCGCCGCTTTCTTGCAAATCCTCGGTCAGCGTCCAGAAATAACGCCGGAAGAAAGAGATAGAATTATCGGCGATTTGGAACAAACTCGCGATCGTGCGATCGTGGAAGCCAAAGGTCTGCAAGACCGCGCCAAAGCGGAAGCAGAAGCATTGTGGTTGAATTTGGAATCGTACTTGCGTAACACTGGCAAGGAAGAACTCAATCCCGATGGTATTAAGCGGGATCTGGCTACCTTGTTGAACAATCCCACGGCGGGAACTTACCTGATCCGCGCACGCCTGTCTCGCTTCGATCGCGATACTTTGGTGAAACTGCTCAGTCAGCGCCAAGATTTGAGCGAAGACCAAGTAAATCAAATTATCGATCGCGTCCAATCAACTTGGAATAACGTTTTCCACGCACCGCAAGTTGTGGTTGACAAAACCAAAGAGCAGTACGATCGCGTTACGACCGCGATTAGCGATTACCTGCGGAACACCGGTAAGGAAGAACTCAATCCCGAAGGAATCTCTCGCGATTTAGCCAGACTGTTCAATAATCCTAAAGAAGGTAGTTTGGCTTTACGCTCACGTCTATCTCAGGTCGATCGCGATACCCTGGTGAAGTTGCTCAGTCAACGCCAAGACCTCAGCGAAGAACAGGTCAATCAAATTATCGATCGCGTACAGGATACGATTCGCAGCATCGTGAAAGCGCCTCGCCGCTTCGCGCAACGGACTACAGCCACTGTGCGGGATTTCCAAGCTACTTTGGAAGATTACCTGCGTAATACCGGTAAAGATGCTCTCAATCCAGAAGGTATTAAGCGCGATTTGTCTCTGGTGTTGCACGACCCCCGTACAGGGATGGAGAGTTTGGGCGATCGCCTCGCTCGCATCGACCGCGATACGGTGATATCCTTGCTGTCTCAGCGTCCGGATATTTCTCCAGAGGAAGCCGCTCAAATTGTAGATCGAGTCCTCGCCGTGCGCGATCGGTTTGTGGAACAAGTGCGGAGCGTTCAACGCCAAATTCAAGATGCGATCGACAGCGTTTTTGCCCAAATCCGCAATTACCTCAATTCTCTCGATCGGCCCGAACTCAACTATGATGGCATTAAACGCGATGTTCGTCAGTTGTTTGACGACCCGCAAGCCGGTTTTGACGCTCTGCGCTATCGTTTGAGTCAGTTCAACCGCGATACGCTGGTAGCGATTTTGAGTTCCCGCGAGGATATCTCTGAAGCTGACGCCAATCGCTTGATCGACCAAATCGAAGGCGCTCGCAACAACGTACTGCAACGCGCAGAACGCATTCAGCAAGAAGCGCAGCGACGGGTGGAAGATGTGAAGCGCCAAGCCGCCAAACAAGCCGAAGAAACCCGCAAAGCGGCTGAAAGTGCTTCTTGGTGGTTATTTGGCACCGCGCTTACTTCTGCCGTGGCTTCGGCAATTGCCGGTGCGATCGCTGTAGGCTTGTAA
- a CDS encoding DUF4327 family protein — translation MHKIKSTQYSLTVIQAQVYQLVHEGIVSREQRIYTLWKHMSAWEWCRIEQELEKSNFLLRDCIGDLIGWEG, via the coding sequence GTGCATAAAATAAAATCTACCCAGTACTCCTTAACTGTCATTCAAGCTCAAGTATATCAACTCGTGCATGAAGGTATTGTCAGTCGGGAGCAACGCATTTATACGCTTTGGAAACATATGTCTGCTTGGGAATGGTGTCGAATTGAGCAAGAGTTAGAAAAAAGCAACTTTCTGCTCAGGGATTGTATTGGCGATTTGATTGGCTGGGAAGGATAA
- a CDS encoding 5'-nucleotidase C-terminal domain-containing protein — MSAIPGSFVLQLLHASDFEAGIPALDDAPRFSSVLNALRSQFPNQTLTLSSGDNYIPGPFLAASSDPSLKSLLGREDIGRGDITILNAMGFQASVFGNHEFDQGTRQVRTLIVKDKAYPGTSFPYLSANLNFATDSSLRDLVVQDNQAASTIPNSIAKSVVITVGAERFGVVGATTPMLRSISTTGDVGVFPPNSADLDALAAIIQASVDALIAQGINKIILLAHMQQLDIEVNLAGRLRGVDIIVAGGSHTLLCDRTDRLRVGDTSKGVYPILRTSASGEPIAIVNTTSNYKYVGRLVAEFDPQGRIVPGSIDPNISGAYAADDRGVIATGNFPPDPKVVQVTQALRQVINTKDANTFGLTNVYLNGERNSVRTEETNLGNLTADANLSAARKIDSSVVISLKNGGGIRESIGAIVGSGGNDPNAGKKIPPVANPSVGKKAGEISQLDIENSLRFHNQLTLLTVTAQQLQQVIEHGVADTAPGRTPGRFPQVGGMAFTFNPNLPAGSRVISLNVRDRNDNIIDTVVQNGQLVGNPNRTFRIVTLKFLAGGGDRYPFPKFPATNSLDTGIGEQKALQDYLAENFASNPYNIPDVSAAEDRRIRNLAVPIPATSQSGNTPF; from the coding sequence GTGAGTGCGATTCCTGGCAGTTTCGTGCTACAGTTGTTGCACGCTTCTGATTTTGAAGCGGGAATTCCCGCTTTAGACGATGCTCCCAGGTTTTCGTCGGTTCTCAACGCACTGCGATCGCAATTTCCCAACCAAACATTAACTTTATCTTCAGGGGACAATTATATTCCCGGCCCCTTTTTGGCTGCTAGCAGCGACCCCAGTCTCAAATCGCTTTTGGGTAGGGAAGATATAGGGCGCGGCGATATTACAATACTCAATGCTATGGGTTTCCAAGCCAGCGTTTTCGGAAACCACGAATTTGACCAAGGTACTAGACAGGTAAGAACTTTAATTGTCAAAGATAAAGCATATCCCGGTACGTCGTTTCCCTATCTCAGTGCTAATTTGAATTTTGCTACGGATAGCAGTCTGCGGGATTTGGTAGTACAGGATAATCAAGCAGCCAGCACTATCCCTAATAGTATTGCCAAAAGTGTTGTAATTACAGTTGGGGCGGAAAGATTCGGTGTTGTTGGTGCGACAACGCCCATGTTGCGTAGTATTTCTACAACTGGAGATGTGGGAGTTTTCCCGCCAAATTCGGCGGATTTAGATGCTTTAGCTGCGATTATTCAAGCATCAGTTGATGCCCTCATTGCACAAGGAATTAACAAAATAATTCTGCTGGCTCATATGCAGCAGTTGGATATTGAAGTAAATTTAGCTGGGCGTTTGCGGGGTGTGGATATAATTGTGGCGGGGGGTTCTCACACGCTGTTATGCGATCGCACCGATCGCCTGCGCGTTGGCGATACTTCTAAAGGCGTTTATCCCATCCTCAGAACATCCGCTAGCGGCGAACCGATCGCGATCGTCAATACAACCAGTAACTATAAATATGTTGGTCGTTTGGTTGCCGAATTCGACCCTCAAGGACGTATAGTTCCGGGAAGTATAGATCCCAATATTAGCGGCGCTTACGCTGCTGACGATCGAGGAGTAATTGCAACTGGGAATTTTCCTCCCGATCCGAAAGTGGTACAAGTCACCCAAGCGTTGCGACAAGTTATTAATACCAAAGATGCCAATACTTTTGGATTGACTAATGTTTACCTCAACGGTGAAAGAAACTCGGTTCGCACAGAAGAAACAAATTTGGGCAACCTGACTGCTGATGCGAACTTATCTGCGGCTCGCAAAATTGACTCTTCTGTGGTAATTTCGCTCAAAAATGGCGGCGGTATTCGGGAATCGATCGGTGCAATTGTTGGTTCTGGCGGTAACGATCCAAATGCAGGTAAAAAAATTCCTCCTGTTGCCAATCCCAGTGTAGGCAAAAAAGCTGGTGAAATTTCCCAATTGGATATTGAAAATAGTTTGCGGTTTCATAACCAACTCACTTTGCTGACAGTAACCGCACAACAGTTGCAGCAAGTAATCGAACACGGCGTCGCAGATACCGCACCGGGACGCACGCCGGGACGTTTCCCGCAGGTGGGAGGAATGGCTTTTACTTTTAATCCAAATTTACCAGCCGGAAGTCGAGTTATCTCTTTAAATGTTAGAGATCGCAACGACAATATTATCGATACCGTTGTTCAGAACGGTCAACTTGTCGGCAATCCCAATCGCACTTTCCGAATCGTGACGTTAAAGTTTTTGGCAGGTGGTGGCGATCGCTATCCGTTCCCCAAATTTCCGGCAACTAATTCTTTAGATACAGGGATTGGGGAACAAAAAGCTTTACAAGATTATTTAGCTGAAAATTTTGCCAGCAATCCTTACAACATTCCGGATGTTAGTGCGGCGGAAGATAGGCGGATTCGCAATTTGGCAGTACCTATTCCCGCAACCAGTCAGTCAGGCAATACGCCTTTTTGA